A genomic stretch from Pomacea canaliculata isolate SZHN2017 linkage group LG2, ASM307304v1, whole genome shotgun sequence includes:
- the LOC112557069 gene encoding multiple epidermal growth factor-like domains protein 6: protein MTNMCGQICNNIEGSYLCSCHPGYRLGVDRVSCLDINECAEKTDGCTQICTNYPGGFNCSCYPGYGYQELNKTCVQDTHTAATCSSFNCTQGCQMVNENPECFCSQGYVLSGDNKTCDDMDECTQGVCSQECNNTVGSFTCTCYVGYQLDSDKTTCNECPDMYYGLGCSHVCDCNGRQTGCDNVKGCICDIGWTGSFCEEDRNECVENANICNNSREVCVNTNGSYRCDCQSGYTRGSDQLCIDINECDPLLGLSTCNTLEDCSTQTALTTVLARVDTRRKMRIRTAQISTSAVARICVIRNV from the exons ATGACCAACATGTGTGGTCAGATCTGTAACAATATAGAAGGCAGCTACCTGTGTTCCTGCCACCCGGGGTACAGGCTTGGTGTGGACAGAGTGTCTTGCCTGGACATCAACGAATGCGCGGAGAAGACAGACGGGTGCACGCAAATCTGCACCAACTACCCCGGAGGTTTCAACTGCAGCTGTTATCCAGGATACGGCTACCAGGAGCTGAACAAAACTTGTGTTCAAGACACTCACACAGCTGCAACATGCTCCAGCTTTAACTGCACCCAAGGATGTCAAATGGTGAACGAAAATCCGGAGTGTTTTTGCTCGCAGGGCTACGTCCTGTCTGGCGACAACAAAACGTGCGATGACATGGATGAGTGTACACAGGGTGTGTGTTCTCAGGAGTGCAATAATACTGTTGGCAGTTTCACCTGCACGTGTTATGTTGGCTACCAACTGGACTCGGACAAAACCACCTGTAATGAGTGTCCTGACATGTACTATGGACTGGGCTGCAGCCACGTGTGCGACTGTAACGGCCGACAAACGGGATGTGACAATGTCAAAGGCTGCATTTGCGACATCGGGTGGACGGGGTCCTTCTGCGAAGAGGACAGGAACGAGTGTGTGGAAAATGCCAACATCTGCAACAATTCTAGAGAGGTCTGCGTCAACACTAACGGCTCTTACAGGTGTGACTGCCAGTCCGGCTACACCAGAGGGTCAGACCAGTTGTGTATAG acaTTAACGAGTGTGATCCATTGTTGGGATTAAGTACCTGTAACACCTTAGAAGACTGTTCAACACAAACGGCTCTTACTACTGTACTTGCAAGAGTGGATACCAGAAGGAAAATGAGAATTCGAACTGCACAG ATATCGACGAGTGCGGTAGCTCGGATTTGTGTGATCAGGAATGTGTGA